A region of Salvia splendens isolate huo1 chromosome 17, SspV2, whole genome shotgun sequence DNA encodes the following proteins:
- the LOC121775396 gene encoding berberine bridge enzyme-like 8, whose amino-acid sequence MNIFILPLILLLTISISQASSSSSSADIFLQCLHKKFSNYSSISSNVYTPINASFSSTVKYSIHNLRFASDSTPKPSVIATPDHESHIPPLIRCAKRSKLQIRTRSGGHDYEGLSSFATQEVPFLILDLINLREIVIDVGRKTAWVGAGATVGELYYRIAEKSPVLGFPAGIGPAVGVGGQFSGGGYGTMHRKYGLSADNVVDARIVNARGRILDRESMGENLFWAIRGGSGASFGVITAWKVRLVDVPETVTVFKVNRVLEQNATQIIHRWQSVAPEMDRDLFIGIMLYRLNSSAGNITINANFYSLFLGGANRLLAIMGEGFPELGLVREDCFEVSWLQSTVFMGGYSVDTSPEVLLDRARAKGYWKGKSNYVQEPMPELGLEGVWKLLFGAEAEFVLVAMNAYGGKMAEICDSAIPFPHRAGNLYKLLLMVLWREENNKYADSYIEWSREFDEYLTPYVSSNPRAAYLNYRDLDLGVNNVDGETSYEQASRWGKRYYKGNFDRLVRIKSVVDPKDFFKNEQSIPPVHSRFG is encoded by the coding sequence ATGAACATTTTCATTCTCCCTTTGATTCTTCTTCTCACAATCTCAATCTCACAagcatcatcttcatcatcctcAGCAGACATATTTCTCCAATGTCTCCACAAAAAATTCAGCAACTACTCCTCCATCTCCAGCAACGTCTACACCCCAATCAACGCCTCCTTCTCCTCCACCGTCAAATACTCCATTCACAATCTCCGATTCGCCTCCGACTCCACCCCAAAACCCTCCGTCATCGCTACGCCAGACCACGAATCCCACATCCCTCCCCTCATCCGCTGCGCCAAACGGAGCAAGCTCCAGATCAGAACCCGAAGCGGTGGCCATGACTACGAGGGCCTATCCTCCTTCGCGACGCAGGAAGTCCCCTTCCTCATCCTCGACTTGATAAATCTCAGAGAAATCGTTATCGACGTTGGCCGAAAAACCGCCTGGGTCGGCGCCGGCGCCACCGTCGGGGAGCTCTATTACCGGATCGCGGAGAAAAGCCCGGTTCTCGGGTTCCCGGCGGGGATCGGCCCGGCGGTCGGCGTCGGCGGCCAGTTCAGCGGCGGCGGCTACGGCACCATGCACCGGAAGTACGGCCTCTCGGCGGACAACGTCGTCGATGCGAGAATAGTCAACGCCCGCGGCAGGATCCTTGACCGGGAGTCAATGGGCGAGAATCTGTTCTGGGCGATCAGAGGTGGCAGTGGGGCCAGCTTCGGCGTGATCACGGCTTGGAAAGTCAGACTGGTGGATGTTCCTGAGACGGTTACTGTTTTCAAAGTCAACAGGGTGCTGGAGCAGAACGCGACTCAGATCATCCACCGCTGGCAGAGCGTGGCGCCGGAGATGGACCGGGATTTGTTCATCGGTATCATGTTGTATAGGTTGAATTCGAGCGCGGGAAACATTACGATCAATGCGAATTTCTATTCGTTGTTTCTCGGTGGGGCCAACCGGTTGCTGGCGATCATGGGGGAGGGCTTCCCCGAGTTAGGGTTGGTGAGAGAAGACTGCTTCGAAGTGAGCTGGCTTCAGTCGACCGTGTTTATGGGTGGGTACTCCGTTGACACTTCGCCCGAAGTTCTGCTAGACAGAGCTCGGGCGAAGGGTTATTGGAAGGGGAAGTCCAACTACGTGCAGGAGCCCATGCCTGAGTTGGGTTTGGAAGGTGTGTGGAAGTTGTTGTTTGGGGCGGAGGCGGAGTTTGTGCTGGTGGCAATGAATGCTTATGGTGGGAAAATGGCAGAGATTTGCGACTCTGCCATTCCGTTTCCCCACAGGGCGGGAAATTTGTATAAGTTGCTATTAATGGTGTTGTGGCGGGAAGAGAACAATAAGTATGCAGACAGTTATATAGAGTGGAGTAGGGAGTTTGATGAGTACTTGACTCCTTACGTTTCGAGTAATCCGAGGGCAGCGTATCTCAACTACAGAGATCTTGATCTCGGAGTCAACAATGTTGACGGGGAGACGAGCTACGAACAAGCTAGCCGTTGGGGAAAGAGGTATTACAAGGGTAATTTCGATCGTCTTGTGAGGATTAAGTCCGTGGTTGATCCTAAAGATTTCTTCAAGAACGAACAGAGCATTCCACCGGTGCACTCGAGGTTTGGCTGA
- the LOC121774596 gene encoding polyphenol oxidase I, chloroplastic-like, with the protein MASLQSSLMLLSTNHKPPSTTARRFRVSCSSGGGGGVDRRDLLLGLGGLYGATAANLNARADPIQPPDMKVCGVPDVGGVPLDVNCCPPVSDAIKDYVLPPVGTLRVRPAAHSLHRHHHGYLAKYEEAVRRMRALDKSDPDDPRGFTQQANVHCAYCNNAYDQTGTSIPLSIHFSWLFFPWHRWYLYFYERILGKLIQDPTFALPFWNWDNPRGMHLPSIFDNEKSPLYNTNRNPLHRPPAVVDLQYTNDKPEPTDDERLVRSNLATMYNEMMRVRKPEDFMGQSYLAGDEVPPPAKAGTVERGSHTSIHRWVGDPSNPYHEDLGNFYSAGRDPAFYSHHSNVDRMWTIWRGLKTRVPKAINDPDYLNAAFLFYDENKELVRVRAGDALDNRKMGYEYEDVDVPWLYFRPPRRAAGVKIKDISKTAQRPEKVFPLTLSRIARVLVSKTAPGAADEDLVVEHIHASPEEFVKFDVYVNSEEDDPKDVDKAEYAGTFAKLPHRGGRGHHSHDKGKGSVRFTLKELYEDINIDGDDEEVVVTIVPRANGRHVTIGGVKIVKA; encoded by the coding sequence ATGGCTTCCCTTCAATCTTCCTTAATGTTGCTATCCACCAATCACAAACCCCCCTCCACCACTGCAAGACGCTTCCGCGTGTCATGCAGTAGTGGAGGCGGAGGCGGTGTAGACCGTAGAGACTTGCTTTTAGGACTGGGAGGTCTCTATGGTGCTACAGCCGCCAATCTCAATGCCCGGGCTGATCCAATCCAGCCGCCGGACATGAAGGTTTGTGGGGTCCCGGACGTTGGCGGGGTACCTCTGGACGTGAACTGTTGCCCACCTGTGTCGGACGCGATAAAAGACTATGTCCTCCCGCCAGTGGGGACCCTGCGAGTGAGGCCGGCCGCGCACAGTCTCCACCGGCACCACCATGGATACCTAGCCAAGTACGAGGAAGCCGTGAGACGGATGAGGGCTTTGGACAAGTCCGACCCGGACGACCCCCGGGGCTTCACGCAGCAGGCCAACGTCCACTGCGCGTATTGCAACAATGCGTACGACCAGACCGGGACCAGCATCCCCCTCTCCATCCACTTCTCATGGTTGTTCTTCCCTTGGCATAGATGGTACTTGTATTTCTATGAAAGGATCTTGGGGAAGTTGATCCAAGACCCTaccttcgccttgcccttctgGAACTGGGACAACCCGAGGGGTATGCATCTACCGTCGATCTTCGACAACGAGAAATCCCCGCTCTACAACACCAACCGTAACCCTCTCCACCGACCTCCTGCCGTCGTCGACCTGCAGTACACAAACGACAAACCAGAACCGACTGACGATGAGAGGCTGGTGAGGAGCAATCTGGCTACAATGTATAACGAAATGATGAGGGTTCGCAAACCTGAAGATTTTATGGGGCAGAGTTATCTGGCAGGGGATGAGGTCCCACCCCCTGCCAAGGCAGGGACAGTAGAGCGGGGGTCCCACACCAGCATCCACCGCTGGGTGGGGGACCCTAGCAATCCCTACCATGAAGACCTAGGAAACTTCTACTCTGCAGGGCGGGACCCGGCTTTCTACTCTCATCACTCCAACGTTGACCGAATGTGGACTATATGGAGAGGCCTCAAGACCAGAGTCCCGAAAGCCATCAACGACCCGGACTACCTTAACGCGGCCTTCTTGTTCTACGACGAGAACAAGGAGCTCGTGCGTGTCAGGGCCGGGGATGCCCTGGACAACAGGAAAATGGGGTACGAGTACGAGGACGTCGACGTGCCCTGGTTGTACTTCCGGCCGCCCAGGAGGGCGGCCGGGGTTAAAATCAAGGACATCTCGAAAACCGCGCAGAGGCCGGAGAAGGTGTTCCCACTCACACTCAGCAGGATTGCTAGGGTTTTGGTGTCGAAAACCGCCCCAGGTGCGGCCGACGAGGATTTAGTGGTGGAGCACATACACGCCAGCCCTGAAGAATTCGTGAAGTTCGACGTCTACGTCAACAGCGAAGAAGACGACCCCAAGGACGTCGACAAGGCCGAATACGCCGGGACCTTCGCGAAGCTTCCGCATAGAGGCGGCCGCGGCCATCACTCGCATGATAAGGGGAAAGGATCGGTTAGGTTTACCTTGAAGGAACTGTACGAGGACATTAACATCGATGGCGACGACGAGGAGGTCGTCGTCACCATCGTTCCGCGGGCTAACGGCCGCCACGTCACCATTGGTGGTGTCAAAATCGTCAAGGCTTGA